The DNA sequence TCCAAGGGCCTCTGTGCAGTTCGAAGTGCAGATGCTGTCCTTGTGAATCACCGGTGTTGCCCATGATCCCGATCTGTTGTCCTTTTGAGACAGTCGCTCCAGTGCCGATTGAGCGGCTGCTCATGTGAGCATATACTGTCGTGTAGACTTGTCCGTCAATGGAATGGGCGATGAATACAGCATTGCCATAGCTGCTGGAGAAATAAGATCTGATGACAACACCATCTGCAGCTGCTACGATTGGAACTGTCCCGCTCTTAGCAATATCAACACCCGCATGGAAGGTTCCCCAGCGCTGTCCAAGTCCTGATGTCACAACCCCTGCAGCAGGCTTCGTAAAGTTGCCTCCCGAAATCGAAGGTGCGGATGATACTGGGCCGCCGCCTCCACCGCCGCTATTGCTGCTATTACTACTACTACTACTACTACTTCCTGATGAGCTGTTTTTCTTGGCAGCCGCTGCTGCAGCCGCACGTCTTTGACGCTCAAGCTCAGCCTGCCTTGCCAATTCTGCCTGGTGCTTTTTCTCAAGCTCTATTGCCTGCTTGATGGCAGCTTCCTGGGCAGCAAGCAGTTCATTTTCTTCTTCAAGGTTCAGCTTTTCAGCATGCTTGTGTTCTTCCTGATTCTTTAAGCTGGCCATCAGCTTGTTCTTTTCAGCCTTCTGTGCATTCAGCTGCTTTTTCATGCTCTCAAGGTCGGTGCGCATCTTCTCCAGGGAAGAAAGCTCACTTTCCACCTTTGCCTGAGTCTCTTCAAGAAGCTTTTTGTCTGCCTCATGCTCGCGCAGGATATCCTGGTCTGCTTCAACAATCGTAGCGACTGCTCCTACACGGTCAATGAAGTCACTGAAGTTCTGTGCTCCCATCAGGACATCCAGATAGCTGACCATCCCGCCATTTTCCTGGAAGGAGCGGGCCCGGTCCTTCAGCATTTCGTTCCGCTTGTTGATGCGGTCAGTGATGACAACGATCTCTGCCTTAAGTTTCTCTATTTCTTCTTTCGTTGCTGCAATCTGCTCTGTTTTTTCCTTGATTTTCGTTTCTGTATCGGAGATGGACAGGCTCAGGCGCTCAATCTCCTTGCTCACCTGATCCTGCTCACCTTGAAGTCTATTAATCTCTGAATCTGCGCTGTTAATCTTGCTGTCATTACCGGAGCGCTGCTCCTGAATTTGATTTTTCTTGCTTTCCAGATCACTGATTTTGCTCGCTGATGCCTGGCTGGCAGGGATGCCTCCAAAGATGCTTCCCAGGCCGACTGCCGTGGCAACAGAAAACGCCGCTATTGATTTTTTCAAGTTCCGATTTCTCCTTTCCAATGGGGCCATATGTACGGGTTAGATCGTCTTCTATATGTTTTTGAAACTTTTCATACTATTCATACGTCTATTCTATGACGCATAAAGGGCCCGGAGTATGGTTCCCCCCTGCAGGGCCCTTCCATGCATCTTTTCTTTTATACTTATACTTTAAGGAATTTGCGGACACTCATCAGGCTGCCCCAGACTCCGATCAATGCTCCCATCAGAATGAGGAGTGCGGAAACCTGGTAGACAAATGGATTGAATTCCAGCAGCTGGATGAAATGGCCCTGAAGCCTTGGCGAGATATAATCATAGGCATAATTATAAGTGGTTGCAACCAGCACGATCGGCAGAATCGACCCCAGCACGCCCAGCCACAGCCCTTCAAGGAAGAACGGCCAGCGTATAAAGGCATTGGTCGCCCCTACCAGCTTCATAATCTCAATTTCTCTTCTTCTTGCTACAATTGTAATTTTAATCGTATTCGAGATCAGGAACATGGCGGTGAACAGAAGGCCCACTACCAGGACAAGACCGACATTCCGGCTTGTATTGATAAAGCCGAACAGCTTCTCAACCTGTCCCTGTCCGTATTTAACCTTTGTGGCATACTGCAGCTTCTCGATCTTTTCTGCCGTCTTCATTGTATCTTCCGGGTTTTTCGTTTTTACGATAAATACATCGTTCAGCGGATTGTCCTGTTCAAAAAGTTTGAAGGCCTGGCCTTCATCTCCAAGACTATCTATCAGATTGGTCAATTCTTCTTCCTTGGCTGAATATTCGACACTCCCCACTTCGGGTATCTGTTCAATCTTACTCCGTAAAACCTGCTGATCCTGCTCATTTGCAGCAATATCGATGTGAACGCGGATTTCCACGTCCTCTTCAATGGTTGTAGCCACTTGATTAAGATTCATCATAATAACGAAAAACACACCTACCAG is a window from the Bacillus infantis NRRL B-14911 genome containing:
- a CDS encoding murein hydrolase activator EnvC family protein, translated to MKKSIAAFSVATAVGLGSIFGGIPASQASASKISDLESKKNQIQEQRSGNDSKINSADSEINRLQGEQDQVSKEIERLSLSISDTETKIKEKTEQIAATKEEIEKLKAEIVVITDRINKRNEMLKDRARSFQENGGMVSYLDVLMGAQNFSDFIDRVGAVATIVEADQDILREHEADKKLLEETQAKVESELSSLEKMRTDLESMKKQLNAQKAEKNKLMASLKNQEEHKHAEKLNLEEENELLAAQEAAIKQAIELEKKHQAELARQAELERQRRAAAAAAAKKNSSSGSSSSSSSNSSNSGGGGGGPVSSAPSISGGNFTKPAAGVVTSGLGQRWGTFHAGVDIAKSGTVPIVAAADGVVIRSYFSSSYGNAVFIAHSIDGQVYTTVYAHMSSRSIGTGATVSKGQQIGIMGNTGDSQGQHLHFELHRGPWNASKSNAINPIGIVPM
- the ftsX gene encoding permease-like cell division protein FtsX, producing MKARTLRRHIRESFKSLGRNGWMTFASASAVTVTLILVGVFFVIMMNLNQVATTIEEDVEIRVHIDIAANEQDQQVLRSKIEQIPEVGSVEYSAKEEELTNLIDSLGDEGQAFKLFEQDNPLNDVFIVKTKNPEDTMKTAEKIEKLQYATKVKYGQGQVEKLFGFINTSRNVGLVLVVGLLFTAMFLISNTIKITIVARRREIEIMKLVGATNAFIRWPFFLEGLWLGVLGSILPIVLVATTYNYAYDYISPRLQGHFIQLLEFNPFVYQVSALLILMGALIGVWGSLMSVRKFLKV